AGGGCATTTGGAAAAGAATTACGGCAAAGGGGTAAATTTAGATGTAAGGAGTAGCGGATGGCCTATTCTTATACCTGATTGGGGTGATTTTCCTTTATCTGATATTACTTCCTTAAATGGCATTCCGGTTCTTGAAATAACAAACAAATGTATGATAGACAATCCTATCCTAATACCTAACAGGGAACCCTATCCGGAAGGGAATGTAAAGGCTATTCTTATCAATGACTTTTCTCTTTCTATAATGGATAGTAATAAAGATAGAATTTCCTCGACTGACTGTGAATTTAAAAGTTACGTAAATAAAAAGGTTTCTACCGATTTCAAGGAAAAAGTTTTAAAGGTCGTTTCTTGCAATGAAGAAAAAGTACCGATAGGAAAAGGAAATATTTTATTTCTTCATGACGGACAATATAACGGCCAATTAAAATTTACCCGTGCCGGACAAACGGACATATTAGAACGGCTTTTAATGTGTACGATTCATTCTAATTATACCACCAAAAATAGAGTTATTTCAGTAGATATAAAGATGACTGAAAACCCGGCCATGCGGTATGTGACGTATGACGGTATTATCGATTCAGACGGGATGATAGTAAAGGGGTGTTCACTGGATTTTGACAGCGGGGTAACCCGGATTACTGCCGCGGATTTTTCAGCCGATACAGTAACGTTAAGTAATCTCCCTTATGACGAATAAAGTGTATTACATTTTTTAGGTTAGTAGTTATGAGCAGTACGGCAAAACATATAAGAATATCTAAAACGGCCCGTCCCCGGACGGGTAGAGAATTAGATGCTTTTACAAATAGCGGAAGTGCTTCTATTTCTTCTATAGAAGGTGGTTCTTCTTCCAGTGGAGGCGGTGTGACCAATCACGCGGATTTAAAAGGTATCGTATCCAGTTCGGAGAGTTATTTATCTACTGAAAAGGCCATTCATCTTACAGCCTCGATGATGGATGAAATTAAGGCTGATGTAGAGAAGGGTAAAAAGATTACTTACAAAGATGGCTACCTTTTATATAACAATGCCAAGATACGGGCCGGCTATGCCGATGAAGCCCGCGACTTGTCAACCGATAGCCCGGTTTATAATAGATTCCTTCGTAAAGATATTCCAGATACCGCTAAAGAGAAAATAACCTTTGAGAAGGGTATTCAGGTATCAGGTGGTGTACTCGCCGATGCTTTAGAGGTAAGAGGACTAGCCAAAGCCGTGAATCTGGAAGTGTCCGAGAGATCCAGAACACGCGATCTTGTAGTTACCCGGCTGGCCGAGATACTACAACTTAGTGTTACCGATGTGGCTACACTGGCTAAGGTCATTGTCAAAGAGTTTATCTCTTCCGAAAAGTTTATTCCCGGATTTGACGGGGAAGGGATGAAAATCTGGAAACTGGCCTCTGGGGACTGGGAAGGTGAAATAGATACCTTGACTATCCGGAAGTCGTTAAAGGCTTTCGAACTGATCATACAGAAGATCAGGGCTGTTAATGGTGGGCTTGTAATCAGTCAAGCCAACGGCAAAATAGCTGTGATTAAAGATTTAGGAGAAATATACCACATCGGGTTTGAGGATGATTTAATGTTCTATCCGGGTGACTTGATTCGCTGTCAAACATGGAAGAAAACGGGATCTAAATATTACTGGGTAACGGTTAACGGTTTTGATACGGTAAACGGGCTTATTAATGTTAGTAAGGCTGAATTTAACGGTGTTGTACCTGAAATCGGCGATGAAGTGGTACAGATGGGAAATGTAAATACGGTCTCCCGTCAGTCCTTGATCTATCTCTCGGCCGCCGAAGATGGACGTCCGGTTATTGATATTCTGTCTGGTGTTAACAGCAAATCGTTTACCGGTAAAATAAAAACTCGTTTAGGCTGTCTGGATGGTATAACAGATACGGACTTTCCTTCCGATATGCAGCCTTCCGGCTATGGGTTATATTGCGCTAACGGGTTCTTTAAGGGTTCTTTTATCCTACGATCCGGAAAGACATTAGAGAATTATACGGCTGAACAGATCAATAATATAAAGATCGGAGGTCGTAATTATTTGCTGGATTCGGCAAAAGAACGAACTTCACCGACAGAATATGTAAGCGTAGATATCACTAATATAGTAAAAGAAAATCTAGGTAAAACCTTTACTATATCGGCTGATGTAAAGCCGGCGATTTCTGGGGAAATATCTATGTATCATCTCGGAAATTACATTGTAGGATTTAGAAAAAGTTTTATCCTAGAAGCTAATAAATATACTCGAATTTCCGCTACCGGGACTTTTGAAAAAACAACAGGTTCGCCACAAGGTGACATTTGTAACTTATCTTTTTACGGTACTTACGGAACCGGAAGAATCTTAACGGTCAAGAATATAAAGATCGAGGAAGGGAACAAAGCCACAGATTGGACGCCAGCCCCCGAAGATTTAGAAGCGTTATCCAACCAAGCCAAAGCTGCGGCAGATACGGCTCAATCAACCGCTAACACCGCAAAAACAAACGCACAAACCGCAAACACCCTTTTAGCTGACATAGCGAATGATAATAAGTTAACTCCTTCCGAAAAACAGGACACAAAGAAGGAATGGGATATTATTATTTCTGAAAAACCGAAAAATGATACCGCAGCGGATAAATACGCTATTGCAAAAACTGCTTACGCAACGGCTTATAATAACCTGAACAGTTATATTACTCCGCTTCTGGCTTCATTAACTACTACAAGTAATATAACCGGCACAGACTTCCGCGCTAAGTTTAAGGCGTATTATGACGCGAGGACAGACCTTTTAAATGCCATCTCTGTGAAGGCTAAAACTCTGGCTGATACAGCCCAGACAGCTGCCAATAACGCGCAGACAGCTGCAAATCAGGCAAACCAAGCTATTACAACTATAAAAACCGAATTATCCGCTATTCCCGGAAAGATCACGGCCGCCGTAACGGAAACAAAGACTTACACAGATAGTCAAGTAAATGGTATTCAGGTAGGCGGAGACAACTTTGTCGTGAATGGCGATCTCCGTTATTACAGAACTCTAGATACTTTAGCCTGGGATAAAACTCTAAATGGTAATATTGTGTCGTTTCGCGGTTGGGGTTACGGTTACAATAACGGTGTGCCAGAACCCACAAAAGGTTTTCACGCTCACATGAACATCTCTAAGTTCGGTTATCCTGTTTTTGAACTTATTAATAGAAACAAACAGTTCGGATACGAAAAAAGATGGCTGGGAGTAGCTAATACTATTGATGAAAGTTTTAGAAAGATTATGGTTCCCGGCGAGCAATACACCATCGGTATGGATATTTATTCGGATACGCTCAACGGGGAAATACATGGAGGATTACATCATTATAAAGTTAATGATACTACACCCTCTTTTTATTCGGGTACATATGGTTTTTTAGCAAAAAAAACCAATAGCTGGGAACGTTTTGAATGGACTTTTACATTACGTGAAGATATAGACATAAGTAAACCTATTAGTCTTTACGTATATGGCTATAATGGGGTTGAATCCTCTAAATGGTTTAGAAACGTCTCCCTTCAAAAAGGAACAAAGGGAAGTTTTACCCGTTCATCCCTTGATCTAGCGTATGATACAGAGCTAGCCAAAACAGCCGCAGATACGGCTCAATCAACTGCCAACACGGCTAAAACAAATGCTCAAACGGCTCAATCAACCGCGGATGCGGCAAAGACGAGGGTAGAAGCAGTAAGAACTGAATTAGATTCCCGTATCACGGTCAACGCTAACTCTATAGCCCAAAAGGTAGCTAAAACAGACTTTGACGCACTGGGGAGACGTGTTTCAACAGCCGAAAGTAATATCACCACACATGCCGGGTTAATCGAACAACGGGTTACTAAGACGGAGTTTAACAACCTACAAGTAGGAACAAGGAACTATATTATATTATCAAAACTTACAAGCCATACACCTTATAATACTATTCCTACTGTATCAGGAACTACGATTACAACAAAACTGGTTAAAGCCAGTACAGATGTAAACTTCACTATAGCTGTATCTGGCTACGGCCCTACCGTGGGTGAAATATATACTATTTCCGGTATAATGAAAAAAAATGGCAATCCCGTTACAAACGTAATGTGGATACGCAAGGCTGCCACGACATACAACCAGCCCTCAATATTTAAAGTGGACGATAATACGGGACGTTTTGAAATTATAACAATGTATAACGTCTCCGGTGGTAACTGGCTTTTCCATACAACAATACAGGGGAATGTAAACGATATAATTACAATTGAAAAACTAAAATTTGAAAAGGGAAATAAGGCCACAGACTGGACGCCAGCCCCGGAGGATTTAGAGGCTAAAGTATCCACTCATGAAACGCGGATACAACAAACAGAAAATAGTATAACCTCTCACGCTTCAACCCTTAACAGCTTAGGAACCCGCCTAAGTAGCGCGGAACAGAAGATTACTCCGGACGCGATTAAAAGCACGGTACGCGGAGAGATCACGGCTGTTGATAATAAGGCTATAGCCGCACAAACGGCAGCTAATCAGGCTAAAACGGCAGCAGACGCAGCGCAGGCAACCGCTAATACGGCCCAAGCAAATCTCAATAAAGGTAAGCTGTATTTGAAAGGCACAGGGGCCAATAATCCTAGCTCGCGGCAGCTGATTTTAAACAATGACGGGGTTAACCTAGTAGCTAACAACCGAGGGTTATGCCTTGTGGTTATCCGTCGCTCCGATCTTGTGATAACTTCGCGAGCGTATTATGATACATATAATAGTGATAACAGTTGTGGCAGCTTAGCATCTACATTGAATAACCTGTCAAGTGCCTATATCGTTTGTTTAACCAGTTATGATGCGATCCGGATTAATCAAACTCTAGCTAACGCTATCGTCCGGTGTGGTGGTAGCGGGTTTACAACACCTGATGATCGTGTCCCGTATGCCTTTGTCGGTATTCCGGGTATTGGTAAAGGAAAGGGCTTGGAAGTTTATTCCGGAACAGCTTCTACCGACCAACCGGCCGAGATCACAACGAAGATCGACAACGGTATGTTTACGGGTAGTAACACAGCCATTCAATTCGCTGAATCACAGATCAAACAGACGAAAGAATCTATTCAGCTTTCTATTTCGTCTTTATCCTCCAAGATGTTGTATAAAGATCCGGATTTTCACTTTGGATTAAACGACATAAAGGTTTATAATAATTCTGGTGGTAGTACAGTAACAGTTACGCGGGTTGCCCGATCTGCCGACTGTCCTACTACAAGCGGATATATGTTACAAATTTCCAGAACAGGTACATCTACTCCGGGGCTAGGAGGCTTTGCCTTTGCAAATATGTCAAGGGCTAACGCCATCTTTGAAACGCGGATTAAAGCCAAAATTCCAGTAGGATATACGATTGAATGGGCTTCAAACCCGATCGGTACGGAAGGTAGCCTAGAGTGGCTTACATCTCAAGCCGGTACAGGCAGATGGGAGGAATATATATGTCGGGTAACTTGTGGATCATCCGGTACATTCGGCCCTACAAATTATTTCTATCTGAAAGGAACATTAGCTAATATCACTTGGTATGTCGCTTACGCTACGGTATATGACTTGTATGTACATGAAGATTTAGCCTCTCAAATCAACCTAGCGCCGGGAAGTGTAAAAATAGCGGCTTCCAAGATCGACATTACAGGAGCCGTGACATTTAATTCGTTTGACCAAGCCTTAAAGAACACGGTTAATAGTAAGGCTACACCCGCCGATATCGACAGTAAGATCAATACGTTTAAAGGCTCCTTAGGAGGGTTAGCCTATGAAGATAAAATAGGGATAGCCCAACTTGGAGAAACCGTTATAAAGGGAGGGTATTTAAAGACTGAACTAATAGATGTAGATCAACTTAGCGTTAAAAAGCTGAACGGAGCCACAGGATCATTTGAGCAATTAGATTGTGTTGATCAATATGGAAACGTAGCCGGCTATATAAAATTTAATGATATTGGAGAAATCATATTTAACGGAGGCTGTTTTTTTAACAAACGAGTGCGTATAGACGGGTCGGTAGACATTTATGGGAAAATTATGCATTCCAACAAGTTTTTAACTTCCGACCTCTGGTGCAGGAATGGGTTCGGTGCTATGGAAAGAACAATGGCTATCGTTACGAACACCTATATGTATTTTTATCCGGATGGACGGTCTAAAGCCGGGGTATATAAAGCCCTTTCGGCTAGTGGTGGTGTTTATACGGTTCCGCTATTCGGCATGGATGGAGATGCCAACGGTTTTCCCGTTGACATCGTACTAATAAAATCAACATCAGTATATACATATCAATTCCAAAATTCACCGGGTAAAATCATACATGTATTAAACGCTAACCAT
This genomic interval from Parabacteroides pacaensis contains the following:
- a CDS encoding interleukin-like EMT inducer domain-containing protein; the encoded protein is MSSTAKHIRISKTARPRTGRELDAFTNSGSASISSIEGGSSSSGGGVTNHADLKGIVSSSESYLSTEKAIHLTASMMDEIKADVEKGKKITYKDGYLLYNNAKIRAGYADEARDLSTDSPVYNRFLRKDIPDTAKEKITFEKGIQVSGGVLADALEVRGLAKAVNLEVSERSRTRDLVVTRLAEILQLSVTDVATLAKVIVKEFISSEKFIPGFDGEGMKIWKLASGDWEGEIDTLTIRKSLKAFELIIQKIRAVNGGLVISQANGKIAVIKDLGEIYHIGFEDDLMFYPGDLIRCQTWKKTGSKYYWVTVNGFDTVNGLINVSKAEFNGVVPEIGDEVVQMGNVNTVSRQSLIYLSAAEDGRPVIDILSGVNSKSFTGKIKTRLGCLDGITDTDFPSDMQPSGYGLYCANGFFKGSFILRSGKTLENYTAEQINNIKIGGRNYLLDSAKERTSPTEYVSVDITNIVKENLGKTFTISADVKPAISGEISMYHLGNYIVGFRKSFILEANKYTRISATGTFEKTTGSPQGDICNLSFYGTYGTGRILTVKNIKIEEGNKATDWTPAPEDLEALSNQAKAAADTAQSTANTAKTNAQTANTLLADIANDNKLTPSEKQDTKKEWDIIISEKPKNDTAADKYAIAKTAYATAYNNLNSYITPLLASLTTTSNITGTDFRAKFKAYYDARTDLLNAISVKAKTLADTAQTAANNAQTAANQANQAITTIKTELSAIPGKITAAVTETKTYTDSQVNGIQVGGDNFVVNGDLRYYRTLDTLAWDKTLNGNIVSFRGWGYGYNNGVPEPTKGFHAHMNISKFGYPVFELINRNKQFGYEKRWLGVANTIDESFRKIMVPGEQYTIGMDIYSDTLNGEIHGGLHHYKVNDTTPSFYSGTYGFLAKKTNSWERFEWTFTLREDIDISKPISLYVYGYNGVESSKWFRNVSLQKGTKGSFTRSSLDLAYDTELAKTAADTAQSTANTAKTNAQTAQSTADAAKTRVEAVRTELDSRITVNANSIAQKVAKTDFDALGRRVSTAESNITTHAGLIEQRVTKTEFNNLQVGTRNYIILSKLTSHTPYNTIPTVSGTTITTKLVKASTDVNFTIAVSGYGPTVGEIYTISGIMKKNGNPVTNVMWIRKAATTYNQPSIFKVDDNTGRFEIITMYNVSGGNWLFHTTIQGNVNDIITIEKLKFEKGNKATDWTPAPEDLEAKVSTHETRIQQTENSITSHASTLNSLGTRLSSAEQKITPDAIKSTVRGEITAVDNKAIAAQTAANQAKTAADAAQATANTAQANLNKGKLYLKGTGANNPSSRQLILNNDGVNLVANNRGLCLVVIRRSDLVITSRAYYDTYNSDNSCGSLASTLNNLSSAYIVCLTSYDAIRINQTLANAIVRCGGSGFTTPDDRVPYAFVGIPGIGKGKGLEVYSGTASTDQPAEITTKIDNGMFTGSNTAIQFAESQIKQTKESIQLSISSLSSKMLYKDPDFHFGLNDIKVYNNSGGSTVTVTRVARSADCPTTSGYMLQISRTGTSTPGLGGFAFANMSRANAIFETRIKAKIPVGYTIEWASNPIGTEGSLEWLTSQAGTGRWEEYICRVTCGSSGTFGPTNYFYLKGTLANITWYVAYATVYDLYVHEDLASQINLAPGSVKIAASKIDITGAVTFNSFDQALKNTVNSKATPADIDSKINTFKGSLGGLAYEDKIGIAQLGETVIKGGYLKTELIDVDQLSVKKLNGATGSFEQLDCVDQYGNVAGYIKFNDIGEIIFNGGCFFNKRVRIDGSVDIYGKIMHSNKFLTSDLWCRNGFGAMERTMAIVTNTYMYFYPDGRSKAGVYKALSASGGVYTVPLFGMDGDANGFPVDIVLIKSTSVYTYQFQNSPGKIIHVLNANHNNRIIVKTAGNGNMEFAGGTGATMMCVNTADLYPAPASSAGFGWILLGWIGNNW